The following proteins are co-located in the Arctopsyche grandis isolate Sample6627 chromosome 3, ASM5162203v2, whole genome shotgun sequence genome:
- the GMF gene encoding glia maturation factor: MSSANVTVCDIDEQVREELRRFRFEKHESNAALILKVDRQKRLIKLDERIQPVDPDQLRESLPDHQPRYIIYSYKMEHPDGRISYPMCFIFYTPRDSQIELQIMYAGTKLALQREADLTRAYEIRELEELTEEWLKEKLSK, translated from the exons ATGTCTTCTGCGAATGTGACCGTTTGTGACATCGACGAACAAGTTCGCGAAGAGTTGCGTCGCTTCCGGTTCGAAAAACACGAGAGCAATGCAGCCCTCATCTTGAAAGTCGACCGGCAAAAAAGACTGATCAAACTGGACGAGCGGATTCAGCCGGTAGATCCAGACCAACTCAGAGAATCTCTTCCAGACCACCAACCCCGGTACATCATCTACAG CTACAAAATGGAACATCCCGATGGAAGGATCTCGTATCCCATGTGCTTCATCTTTTACACACCGCGTGATAGCCAGATAGAATTGCAAATCATGTACGCCGGGACTAAGTTAGCCCTGCAACGGGAGGCTGATTTGACTCGGGCGTATGAGATCAGAGAACTGGAAGAACTCACCGAAGAGTGGCTGAAGGAGAAACTCTCCAAATAA